The Tatumella ptyseos genome segment GACAACTTAAGCGCGGTAAACAAAGATGAAGAAGCTGTTAATTTGCAGACTTACTTACAATCTTATCAAGCCAATATGAAAGTGATGTCAGTCGGTAATCAGCTATTTAGTGAACTACTCACGCTATTTAGCTAACGGAGGAAATTATCATGCGTATCAGTAGCCTCAGTCAGCCGCAACGAATGTTGGCGACCTTAGAAACCAGTAATACTCAAATACAGAAGCTTCAAGATCAGTTAGCGACGCAGCAGAAGCAGGACTTACCCTCTGAGGATCCGCTCAATGCTGCGCGTACCGCAGCCGTGACCCAACAACAGGCGATGACTGCGCAGTATCAGCAGAATATTACCTCGGCGAATGATGCCTTAACGCGCCAAGATACGTTACTCAGTAGCATGAGTGATCTTGTGTTGTCCTTACAAGACCAGCTACGCAGTATGAATAATGCTACGCACACGGCGAGCACCTCGGCAGGCGATAAGGCTCAACTTTCCAGCCTGAGTGAAGGGATCGTTAATCTTCTTAACAGCCAAGATGCGCAGGGGCACTATATTTTTGGTGGCACCAATAACACGCAACCGCCGGTGGTTAAGGTCGAGGGTAAATACCAATGGCAGGGGAACGATGAAACGGCCAACGTGCAGGTCGGACAACAGCAACGCATTAGCGCTGGAACTTCGGTCAGTTCGCTGTTCGCGGCAGGGAGTGATTCACTGAGTTTCTTGAATCAGATCGGTGAGCTCACCCAGTCTTCGAGCCAATCTGTAGCAGATAGCACGACGCTTTCAGCATTGATCCAACAGAGTAGCGATGCGTCGGATAAAGTCAGTAGTGCTAGAGCGTCCATCGGTAGCCGTCAAAACCAGCTTACCCAGCTCTCAGATATGTATACCGATCTGACCGCTGCCAACAGTGAAGTATTAAGCCACTTACAAAGCGCGGATACTGCCGAAACGACGCTGCAATTGCAATCTTGGATGAAGACGGTGGAATACAGCAGCAAGGCGTATGGTTTAATGAATCAGTTTTCCCTCTTTGATGTAATCTAATCATGTTATCACCACTCTCTTCCGGTTCTTTTAACCGCCCCCTTAGTAGTGATGGGGCGATGCGTGCCCAACCCTCCGCCGTTCCGACGACCCACGAGGTGCTTGAGCGGGTCTCCTCATCACGGCAAGGGACAAGGTTTCCGGACGAATTGCTGATCAGTCGCGACCCTCAGCGCTTTAATACGCAATTAAATCTACAAATTACCGCTGTACAGCGGGCCAGCGACTATTTGAGCGAAGCAGAGTTATCGCTGAGAGGGTTAGCACAGACGATGAGTCGAGAGAAGCGACAGCTTCAGCTACGTCGAACTCGTCAACTGGTTGACCGGCGGCTTCAGCAATCTGGGGGAACGGTAGATCGTAATTTTACTGCCTGCTTAGATCGCCCCGCACAGATTATTTTTCAGTGTGAAGCCTTAGACACCTTATTGGCGACGGAGCAACGAGAAATCATTACTTTTGCTTTGGGCGAAGGGACTTTTCGTCGCTGGGCCTCTTTAATAATGTTGCCTGAAATGTCGTTAGGACAGCGACTTTTTGCGCTTAATCGTGCGTTGGGTCAGTTTGGGATCTGGTGTTATTACGATCTGCCAAGTCAGCGTTTGTTGTTTACGTTAGCGGAAAGCCAGTGGTTAAGCCTGGCGACCTGGACAGTACGAGGAGGGGGGATCTGTTTTGCGGCCGATAGCTTAACTCTATTACGTCCTCAGCCCATCACTTGTTTCGAACAACAGTTACAACAGCTGCTAACCGGCGATACCACTGCTGTCGGACTGAGTGCGGAACAAGCGGTGCGATATTTACAGCAAGCACAGCAAAAATTATTAAGGCATCGACAACAAGTTGACCACCAGCTGGCGCAACGCGACCTTCCTGTAGAGGGCCAACAAGCCTTACGTATGGCAAGGCTTGTCCGCCAGCAACTTTCGGCGTGCCATGGTGGATTCCGAAGTTTAAATCAAGCCTTACAATGCCAAGCGAACCTACCGATTGCCGCGGTCTACCAGTTAATTATCGGTGAATAGAAAAAATTTACGCTAGCCCTTTATTTTTGTGAGACGCCAGTCGTTATTAACTTTAGTTACTACACATCGTCCACTTTTGAAGGAGCCGTCAGATGGCTATTACACTTTTTACTAACTCATCCGCAATGTCTGCCAGCAACGCATTACAAAAAGCGAACTCAACCCTGTCGAGCGCGATGGAGCATTTAGGTACCGGTAAACGTATTAACAAAGCGTCTGATGATGCGGCAGGTCTGCAAGTCGCGACCCGTCTACAAGGTCAAACCAATGGCATGGCGGTTGCTCAGCGTAATATCGCCGATGCGTCGACGATGCTGCAAACCGGTGAAGGAGCGATGGATGAAGTCAGTAATATCATGTACCGCATGAAAGATCTGGCGACGCAAGGCGCTACTGATACCAATACTGCCGATAGCCGTAAAGCGATCGATACAGAGATGGATAGCCTGAAAACAGAGCTTAACAGCATCATGGGCAACACCTCTTATGCGGGTAATAAGTTGTTTAGCGATACGAAAGATTCATCAGGAGCAGTAACCAGTAAAGCGAAAATGGGGTCAGCAATGACTTTCCAAACGGGATCAGAAAGTGGTGAAACGACTAAAGTTGATGTTTCATCGCAGCTTGCGAGTGTATTTAGCAGCATTAGCTCATTATCTACTGCATCGGTGCAGGATACTGCAGCAGTAGCAGGAACGGCTGAAGTTAAAGATGCAAACGGCAACGTCACCACTCCCGCTGTTGCCGCGAAAGATGCTGTATCTGGCACTGCTAATGCCAATGCCCTGATCGATACCTTAAATACGGCACTCGATAATGTCTCAAGCTTACGTTCTTCATTCGGTGCGTCAATCAATGGTCTTAGCCATGCTTCCGCTAACTTAACCAATATGAAAGACAACACCGACCAAGCACTGGGTAACATCCAAGATGCGGATTTCGCGTCGGAAGCCTCGAAAATGACTCGCAGCCAAATGCTGGCACAAACCAGTACCTCAATGCTTAAGCAATCAAACAGCATGTCCAGCTTAGTGATGAGTATCTTAGGCTAAGACTCTTAGCGAGAGGGAGTGACCCTCTGCTTTCCTCTTCGTCAATAAAGCGGAAGATCTTCTTCCGCTTTGTCGTTTCTTATTCACCGCTGGACGGGATTTGACAAGCTGGCATGATTATTGCTTAAACCTAATATAACGCCGATCCCCTAGCCAGTTGATGAGTTTTTCAAGCGGGTATAACCACCATGACCGATATCAGTTCTCTTGATCCGCAAACCCTCGCGACGCAAATGGCCGGATACGATATTCAAGCGGCGCAAAGTGCCGCGACTAAACAGCAAAGCTCGCTCACCACGCAGAGTAATAATCTCAGCAAGTTAAAAACGGCACTGACCACTTTTCGTAGTAGTCTGGCCAGTTTAAACAGCACGACACAAGGGATGTTGGTCAATTCCGCGACCACAAGTCAATCAACCGTGGCGACAGTGACGACCACTTCGCAAGCGAATCGCGGGACCTATTCACTCAGTGTCAGTCAACTTGCTTCGGCCCAGCAAACCGCGTACACCGGTTTAACTGATGAGATGGTTAAGCAGGCGAGTGGTTCATTGACGCTCGCGGTGCAAGATAAAAGTATTTCGATTGATATGGGTAAGCTAACGTCATTGGCTGACTTCGCCGATGCCGTCAATCAAGCGACCGATAATCCCGGGGTCACCGCCTCATTGATTAAAACCGACGGCAAAGTGCAATTGATGTTGAGTAGTGACGAAAGCGGCATAGCCAATGCGTTAACCCTCACTACCAGCCAATTGGACAGTCAAACTGCCGCAGCGCTCAATCAAGGCGTAGAGATCTCTGCGGCAAAAGATGCGAAAGTCAGTATTGGCTCTCTAGCCTTCAGTAGTAGTTCTAATAAATTGGACTCGCTGATTGAAGGGGTCACCATCAACTTACAGACTGTCACGGCGGCAGACACCCCCTTAACCTTGACAGTCGGTACCGATACGAGCGGTACTCAAAAAAATCTGCAGACCTTTATCGACGCCTATAACAGCTTACGTTCGGTGTTGGATACGCAAGGCTCGGCGACTGGCGGTAACGATGGCTTAGTCTCCTCACTGAATACTGAGTTAAACAGCGTGATTCGTGGAACCGCTAATGGCTTTGATATGACCCGCTTTGGCGTGACTTCTGATAAAGACGGTAAGCTGACGTTAAATAGCGATACGCTGAAAACACAACTGAGTAAAAATCCACAATCGATCAACCAATTTTTTAATAGCCAAGGGCTGCTCTCGACGATTGATAAATCGATGAATAACTACCTCAGCACCAGTCATGGTGTCTTACAAAGCCGCCAAGAGGTTCTCGATCGACAACAAAGTGATATCACCGATCGGCAAACTAAAATAACCACCCGCTATAACGACGCCTATAACCGCTACTTAACGCAGTTTACGAAATTAAAAAGTGCGATGCAGGATATGAATAATACCCTGAGCAGCTTATTAGGTTAACGAGACAGACTATGTACAGTAATGACAACCTTGATGGCTACGACTATCTTTCTGCCGATTTGGAACGCCAAGTGGCGACCGCAACGCCTCATCAGCTGGTGCTAATTATGTTTAGCGGACTCATGGATGAGTTGGTCAGAGCGAAAAGCCATATTCATGCGAAACGCTATGAACAAAAAGCGCACAGTATTAATCGTTGCATCGATATCCTTAATGCCTTAAGTAGCGCGCTGGACCTTGAACAAGGGGGGGACTTAGCCCGATCCTTAGCCAGCCTTTACGATTATGCTGTCCGTTGTCTGTACGAAGCGAGCCACCAACTTTCCGTCGATAAAATTACGGAGGTTGAAGCCTTATTAACTGAAATTGAGGCCGGTTGGCGCGAGATGGCGGTATAACATATGGATGAGCGGCGCTTGCAGCAGTTAATGATCGCGATGAAAGACGCTATCCGTCTGCAGGACTGGGATGCTTTGTCCCGTGCGAACCAACAACTGGCCTTAAGCCTACAAACGGAAGGAATTACGGATCAGCAGCGTCAGCAACTCCAGCATTTCTACCGGGTAGGTTTGGCCGACTGCCAACGTCACGCGGAAACCTTGTGGCTGAAAATTCAAAAAACGCTGGATGACCGCGAAGTGATGGCGGCATATGCCTGTTTCGGTGATAACGAGAGTTTCTCGGGGTAGATGAATGGAGCTAACTTCACTAACTTCAGTGACCTTGATGTCGTCCTACACTCCGGTAGCGTCGATACCTGAGGTGTCGGCACAAGCCGACTCCTCAACGGCATCTTTTTTATTAGCTCCCGTCGTGGCAGATTCACTCTCTTTCAGTGAGGCTGCGCCTGTTACGGAAAGCGCGCTGAGTACGGAAGAAGCACAACCTTTGCTGGATAATTTACAGGCTCAATTCTCCTACCGCGAGGCGAACGGGCAGGGGCAGAGTGAGGTCGGCTTAGCGACCCACACAGACTCTCAACCCTTTGCTGAGAGTCCAGTATTAGGCCTTCCCTTAAATACAGTGAAACGACGAGTGAATGATGAACGGGTTGAAAGTGATAGTCCTACGACGTCTGAGGTTCCCCTTGCGTCAGAGCAGGTAGACCAGACCGTTGTGCCACACTTTTTCTTCTTTCCACCGCCGGATGAACGTCCAGAAACTGGCCAGAGTGACCTCAACTCACACCCATTACTTAGCGCAGAGGGGATGACCTCCCCTATGCTCGTGGAGCAAACGCCAACCGATATCTTAACGGCTTCATCCTCGGGAACGCTGTTCACCACACATAGCCTCTTACCGAAAACCGCCGGACAGGACGTGTTGACATTGCCTCTGACCTTAAGCCGCGATCAAACGGGTTACGCGCAACCCTTAGTCACCGCTCTCAGTGACCACATAACCTGGCAGATTTCTCAACATCAGCAGAGTGTTGAGCTGCAATTGCACCCCGCGGAACTTGGGGCAATGACCATTACGTTGCATATGAATGCCGGCGGACTGCAACTGCATATTCATGCTGAGCTACCGGAAATTCAGCAATTGGTGCAGCAAACGGCGAATGAATTAAAAGAGAACTTAACGCTCAATCAAGGGGGACAAGTAGAAGTCGATGTGTCGTCACAAGGCCATCAGCAACGTCGTCAGGCGCCCCAGCCGCAAAGTTCGAAGGTCATTACCGCTAACAACCCTAGTGTTACCGACACTCAGACGTCGGCAACCGATCACTCTATTTTAATTACGCTATAAGAGTCCGCTATGAAGAAATCACTCCTCCTAGTATTAATCGTTATTCTCCTCGCCATCATTGGTGTGGGCGGTTGGTGGTTAATGGCCGATCATAAAACCGAAAATAACGAGACGCAGGGGATGGGAAGTTGGTTTAAAAGTAAACCGCCTCAAGCGAGTTTCATAGAAATTAAAGATTTAGTCATTACCTTACAGGCAGAAGAGAATCGGCCACGTTATGTATTGTTAGATATCGTGTTAGTGGTACGAGGCGAAGAACAGTCGACTCAAGCTCAGGCCTTTGAGCCGGCGATACGCAGCGCGACGGTGGCTCTGTTGAATAATCAGCCATTCGATCAAGTCAGATCGCGTACGCTGCCTGAATTACACGATCAATTGCTTAAGCGCTATCAAGACGAGGCTAAACACCTTGGCTTCCAGGTGCTGCCGTTCGACGACATCATGATCAGTAAAATGGTTTTCCAATAAGTGAATAGCATGCCAGTCAATGACTATGCGCAAACCGATGCCCTCACTGCAGAGCAGGAGGCCGGTTATATTCAGCAGTATCTGCCGTTGGTGAACAAAATTTTACGGCAGCTGAGTTATCACGCGAATGCGGTCATCGATAGCAATGATTTGCAGCAAATTGCTTTAGTTGGACTATTAACGGCTTTACGTCGCTATGGCATTCCCGATGCGGAATTTCCAGGTTATGCCAAATACCGCATTCGTGGGGCTATCCTCGATGAATTGCGTCAGGCCGACTGGCGACCCAGAACGGTTAGGCAAAAAACCCATCAACTGTCGCATCAGATTCAACAAATTGGCCAAAAATTGGGGCGAGAACCCGATTTTAGCGATCTGCAACAAGCCCTCGCGATCGACGCACAAACCTATCATGACTATCTACAAAGCGAATATTTGGCCAGTGTAGAGAGTCTTGATGCTGTCATGGACGAGGAGGGCGATGGGCAGTTCGGTACCCATCGCGATAATCCTGAGCGATTTTATACCAGACAACAACAGCTCTCGCAGGCGATAGCGATTTTGGATCCACGGGAACAGTTAATTCTTACGCTCTATTACCATCATGAAATGAATTTAAAAGAGATCGCCTTGGTATTAGAAGTGAGCGAAGCACGTGTCTGTCAATTGAATAAGCGATTAAACGATAAGTTAGTCGCCCACATAAAGCAAAGTGAGTCGGTATGTTAAAGATAGGCGGAATACTTATTGTATTTATCTGTTTAATTTGGGGATATCTCCACTCGGGAGGGCGCCTTGTGGCCTTTTGGCAGCCGGGAGAGATCGTGATCATCATGGGCTGTGGAATTGGCACTCTAGTGTTGGCTAATTCTGGCTCAGTACTTAAACAGATCCTCGCGCAACTAAAAGAGGTTATGCGTAAAAGTCGCTATAACGAGGTCTATTCGCAACAACTCTTGATGCTGATGTATGAGTTATTGGATAGCGTGCAAAATGGTGGGCTAAGAAGCCTAGATAACCATATCGAAAACCCCTCTGATAGCGAACTCTTTCAACGCTATCCCCTTATTGCCAGCGACCCCGAGCTCTGCACTTTTATTGCGGACAATTTTCGCATGATGGCGATGGGAAAAATCAATGAACATGAGCTGGAAGGGCTATTAGAGCAAGAGCTTAATTCGGTCGAGGAGAACCTTCTGCAAGCATCACGTTCCTTACAGCGAATGGGGGAAGCTATGCCTGGATTTGGGATCTGTGCCGCGGTACTTGGGATTGTTATTACCATGCAATCGATCGATGGAACAATTGCGGTAATCGGCGTGAAAGTGGCAGCTGCGCTGATTGGTACGTTCCTCGGGGTATTTATCTGTTATTGCCTGATTGATCCGCTTGCCAACGCAATGGAGCAATTAGTGAAAAAGAAAATGACCTCGTTCGAATGTTTACGCACCATCATGGTTAATCAAGTGGCAGGAAAACCGCCGCTACTTGCTGTCGATGCAGGACGAAAAATGTTACCGGTGGAAAGTAAACCCTCTTTCACGCAGTTGGAAACCTGGGTTGATACCCGTCAGGATGCACAAGCGGCATGAGTGGGCGTCAGAAAGGCCACACAACGATCATCAAGCGTAGCTCCCGTCGTGCCCATAGTGGCGGGCATGGCGGGGCGTGGAAAGTTGCGTTTGCCGATTTTATGCTGGCATTGATGTCTCTTTTTATGGTGATGTGGATTATGGGGCAGGTCTCGGAAAAAGATCGTAAGGCGATTATGTATACCTTAAATAATCAGTCGATCTTCGATAGCCACTCTTACAGTCCCATTTCTTTTTCTGCCCACGATCCTGCTCCGGCCAATGCGCCAGAAGTAACGCCCAGCGCCGTGGGAAACGCCACTGCGTCGTCATCACCTACCGCCAAGCTACCTAGCGGTCAGACGAAAGAAGCCAATGCTGAACTGACCGATACTGAGCAAAGAGGATTACAGCAAGCATTAGAAAGCTTGATGATAGGCAAAAAAGCACAGAGTAATATGCGGATCGAACGGTTAGCTCAAGGTATTCGAGTTGTAGTGAATGATGATCAGCACCGAATGATGTTTGAGCGGGGGAGTGCCAAGGTGACGACCTATTTCCAACAATTGTTAGCGAGCCTAGTGCCAGCCTTGAAACAGAGTGGCTCACATCTGATGATTATTGGTCACACCGATGCGACCCCTTATCAACAAAATCCGTTTTATGATAACTGGAGTTTATCGGTTAATCGTGCACAGTCTGCGCGACAGGTGTTACTCCGTGCCGGAATCGAGAGTGATAAAATTATTCAAATTTCTGGAGTGGCTGATCAGAAACTGCTGGACCCGCAACAGCCGACCAACGCGATCAATCGGCGTATAGAATTCATCATTCTCTCCGCGGAGGGGCTATCAGCCTGGGAGAAATCCTTTACCATGCCCGCCACACATTCGATACCGGTCTCGTCAGTGAACAACGAGTGAGAGCAGGAATAGGTTTTTTAGTGCTCGCGCTGATGATGGCGGCACCGCAGGTTTATGCTGCAACGATAACGAGCTCGCCTCAATATGTTGCCGATAAGCAACAACGTGAACGAAACCGACTGCGGTTATGGCAACAGGCTACGCATCGACAGTCGAATATGACCACCACGAGTGCGCCGACTTTAGCAGAAGAGAAGAAACAGCGGCGGCAACACTCTCTTTACCTGTTAAATCGAGGAATAATTCCTGGGGGAAGTGGCTTGGGGTGGGCGTTATTGCCTCCTGAGGAGTTACTGCGGGAAACAGGGTCGCCGAGATTGTTGGCGACGCTTGAACAGGTAATCGATACGCTACAAGCGCAGATAGGGCTACCTTATCGTTGGGGAGGCCAGACGCCTAATCAAGGATTTGATTGCAGTGGACTCGTCTGGTTTGCTTTTCGACATCACGTCAATTGGCCGCTTCCTCGGACCGCAAGTACCTTATTTAGCGATAAGCGGATGAGTGTAGTTAATCTAGGACGATTACGTCGAGGGGATCTGCTTTTTTTCACGATTCATCGACAATCCGCTCCCGATCACGTTGGTGTCTATTTAGGTAATCGTCAATTTATCGAAGCGCCGCGTACCGGCCTAGCCATCCGTATCAGCCAACTTGATGCACCCTTTTGGCAACAGCACTTTGCGGGGGCTCGCCGCGTATTAACGGAATGGACAATACGTGACCGCTTTATCGGCAAAGGGAGTGAATAAAATATTAATTTTGAGAACGTTATCGATTTTTCTAGTCACAATAGTTGGCCTTCCGTTAGGGTGTCATAAGATTAACGCTAATAATTTCCAGCATAAGTGAGGGTCGTATGTCGAAAGCAGAAGTTTTTCATCTTGGTTTAACAAAAGCCGATTTACAAGGCGCGACATTAGCCATTGTTCCCGGGGCACCAGAAAGGGTTAGAAAAATTGCCGAACTCATGGATAACCCTCACCCCCTCGCCTCGCATCGTGAGTTCACCTCATGGCGGGCAGAAATCGACGGGCAATCCGTTATTGTCTGCTCGACAGGTATCGGGGGACCTTCTACCTCAATTGCGGTGGAAGAGTTAGCACAATTAGGGGTCCGGACGTTTTTACGTATCGGCACCACGGGGGCTATTCAACCGGATATTCAAGTAGGTGATGTATTGGTGACTACAGGTGCTGTACGACTTGATGGGGCGAGCCGACATTTTGCACCCATAGAGTTTCCGGCAGTGGCAGACTTTAGCTGTACCACGGCTTTAGTCGACGCGGCTAAAGCCTTAGGAGCCTCGACCCATATCGGTATTACGGCATCTTCTGATACCTTCTATTCCGGCCAAGAGCGCTACGACACCTATTCCGGTCGAGTAGTCAGTGCTTTTCAAGGAAGTTTGCAAGAATGGCAGCTGATGGGCGTACTTAACTATGAGATGGAGTCGGCTACGCTATTTACTCAGTGCGCAAGCCAAGGGCTGCGTGCAGGGATGATCGCGGGTGTGATTGTCAACCGTACTCAGCAAGAGATACCGGACGAAAGTACCATGCAAAATACCGAAAGTATGGCGGTACGGATTGTCGTCGAAGCCGCTCGTCGCTTACTGTAAACCCCTCTCGCTTTATTAGGTAGAAAACGTATAGTGTTGCTATAAGATCAATTAGCGTAATAGGTGAATTGAAATGATAGCGACACTGTTAACGTTTAGCTTTGCAGCAATGCTCCTAACCTTGACTCCTGGACTCGATACCGCTCTGATATTAAGAACCTCCATTGCAGAAGGCCGTAAAAATGGGTTTAAGGCTGCATTAGGGATCAATACAGGGTGTTATATTTGGGGGGCCATTGTGGCACTAGGGCTGGGTGCACTGCTTGCAGCCTCGCAAGTTGCTTACGATTGTTTAAAGTGGATCGGTGCCGCTTATCTACTCTGGTTAGCCATTAAACTTGTTTTGGCTCGCCCACAACCCTTAGCTATCGACTCGACCAACTCCCAATCTAAATCTACAACGACGAATTGGTTTTTGCGGGGGTGTTTAGGAAATGTGTTAAATCCCAAAATAGGTATTTTCTACGTCAGCTTTTTGCCGCAATTTATCCCAGTAGGGCAATCTCCAATGATCTGGACCTTCTTATTAGTTTCTATTCATGTGGTTATCGGGACCTTATGGTCAACCGTATTAATTAATGTCGCGGCGAAAGCATCGGGTTATTTACGACAACCCAATATTATTCAGTGGATGAACCGCGTTACGGCAGGAGTATTTGTGTTGTTTGCTGCAAAACTCGCGTTCAGTTCGCGATAATTCACCAATACAGTAAGAGGGCGATCTTGGATTTTCAGAATGTAATTTATCTGGCCTTGGTATTGTGCGGTATTGTTGTGGGGTGGCTAATTGCTATCTTACGCACAGGGCAGAGCACGGCGGTAAGGGAGGCGGAATTCGCCCATCTTTCACAGAACCTACAGCTTAGCGAACAGCGTGAACAAGCGCAGCAACAGCAGCTGCAGGCGTTACAGCAACGGCAAAGTGAGTGGCATGCGAAAGCCGCCGCTGCCCAGGAAAAACTGCAACAATTGGAGTATTGGCAGCAGCAGACCGAACAGCTTAATCAAGAATTACGCCATCAATTTGATCTTAATCGCGCACAAGAGGCAGAGTTGAGGGAAATCACCACCCGCTGGCAAGAGTCACAACGCGCGATGGAAGAAAAACATCAGCTGTTAACCGACAGTGAAAAGCGGCTCACTACGCAGTTTGAAAACCTCGCTAGCCGGATTTTCGAACAGACACACCGGCGAGTGGACGAGCAGAACCGTCAAAGTTTAACCGGCCTATTATCTCCTTTACGCGATCAGTTGGATGGATTTCGTCGTCACGTGAGTGAAAGCTTTAGCCAAGAAGCTCGGGAAAGACATACGCTTACGCATGAAATAAAACAGTTACAACAACTAAATAGCCAAATGGCACAGGAAGCGCTTAACCTAACGAATGCTTTGAAAGGTGATAATAAAATTCAGGGGAATTGGGGAGAGGTTGTTTTAGCACGGGTGCTAGAGGCCTCGGGGCTGCGCGAGGGGTATGAATACCAGACCCAAGTCAGTATCCAGAACGAACAAAAGCGTTATCAACCCGATATTATTGTTCGATTACCTCAAGAGAAAGATGTGGTGATCGATGCTAAAATGACTTTGGTCGCTTATGAACGCTATTTCAATGCTACGGATGACACAGTGCGTCAGCAAGCCGCTCAAGAACATATTATGGCCGTACGCCAGCACATCCGTGGGTTAGGTCGTAAAGATTATCAAGGTTTACCGGGATTGCGCAGCCTTGACTATGTGTTGATGTTTATCCCTCTTGAGCCTGCGTTTCTTCTGGCGCTGGACCGAGAACCCGAGCTGATCAATGAGGCGTTATCACATAATATTATGCTGGTGAGCCCTACCACGCTGCTGGTGGCATTACGGACCATTAATAATTTGTGGCGTTATGAGCATCAAAGCCAAAACGCGCAAAAAATTGCTGAACGTGCGGCAAAACTTTACGACAAAATGCGCTTGTTTGTAGAGGATATGACCATGCTTGGTGGGACCTTGGATAAGGCGCAATTCAGTTATCATCAGGCGATGAAAAAACTGACCCATGGACGGGGAAATATGCTGGCACAAACCGAAGCATTTAGACAATTGGGCGTTGAGGTAAAACGTCCTATAGACAAGCAATTAACCGAACAAGCCATGTCAGATGAGCCGGACTCTGATACACTTGATACAGACGCATTGACTAAGCAGGTAAATACAGATGGCAGATAATTCCAAGGACACCACCCACTTTGGCTTTCAAACCGTAGCCAAAGATGAAAAGGCCGGCAAAGTAGCCGATGTATTCCATTCCGTTGCGGCGAAATACGACCTGATGAACGACTTAATGTCGATGGGTATTCACCGGGTTTGGAAACGCTTCACTATCGATTGTAGTGGTGTTCGTCGTGGGCAACGAGTGCTCGACTTGGCGGGCGGAACCGGTGATTTAACTGCAAAATTTTCTCGCTTAGTGGGAGAAACAGGCGAAGTCGTTCTCGCAGATATTAATAGCTCAATGCTCAAAATGGGACGCGAAAAACTACGCAATTTGGGTATTGCTGGAAATGTCAGCTACGTACAAGCCAATGCCGAAGCGTTACCTTTCCCAGATAACTATTTTGACTGTATTACCATCTCTTTTGGCCTGCGTAACGTAACAGATAAAGATAAAGCGCTTGCTTCAATGTTCCGGGTCTTAAAGCCGGGCGGGCGCCTATTAGTGCTCGAGTTCTCTAAACCGTTACTTGAACCCCTTAGTAAAGTTTATGATGCGTACTCCTTCCATATCCTGCCGC includes the following:
- a CDS encoding flagellin N-terminal helical domain-containing protein translates to MAITLFTNSSAMSASNALQKANSTLSSAMEHLGTGKRINKASDDAAGLQVATRLQGQTNGMAVAQRNIADASTMLQTGEGAMDEVSNIMYRMKDLATQGATDTNTADSRKAIDTEMDSLKTELNSIMGNTSYAGNKLFSDTKDSSGAVTSKAKMGSAMTFQTGSESGETTKVDVSSQLASVFSSISSLSTASVQDTAAVAGTAEVKDANGNVTTPAVAAKDAVSGTANANALIDTLNTALDNVSSLRSSFGASINGLSHASANLTNMKDNTDQALGNIQDADFASEASKMTRSQMLAQTSTSMLKQSNSMSSLVMSILG
- the fliD gene encoding flagellar filament capping protein FliD — protein: MTDISSLDPQTLATQMAGYDIQAAQSAATKQQSSLTTQSNNLSKLKTALTTFRSSLASLNSTTQGMLVNSATTSQSTVATVTTTSQANRGTYSLSVSQLASAQQTAYTGLTDEMVKQASGSLTLAVQDKSISIDMGKLTSLADFADAVNQATDNPGVTASLIKTDGKVQLMLSSDESGIANALTLTTSQLDSQTAAALNQGVEISAAKDAKVSIGSLAFSSSSNKLDSLIEGVTINLQTVTAADTPLTLTVGTDTSGTQKNLQTFIDAYNSLRSVLDTQGSATGGNDGLVSSLNTELNSVIRGTANGFDMTRFGVTSDKDGKLTLNSDTLKTQLSKNPQSINQFFNSQGLLSTIDKSMNNYLSTSHGVLQSRQEVLDRQQSDITDRQTKITTRYNDAYNRYLTQFTKLKSAMQDMNNTLSSLLG
- the fliS gene encoding flagellar export chaperone FliS yields the protein MYSNDNLDGYDYLSADLERQVATATPHQLVLIMFSGLMDELVRAKSHIHAKRYEQKAHSINRCIDILNALSSALDLEQGGDLARSLASLYDYAVRCLYEASHQLSVDKITEVEALLTEIEAGWREMAV
- a CDS encoding flagellar hook-length control protein FliK, with amino-acid sequence MELTSLTSVTLMSSYTPVASIPEVSAQADSSTASFLLAPVVADSLSFSEAAPVTESALSTEEAQPLLDNLQAQFSYREANGQGQSEVGLATHTDSQPFAESPVLGLPLNTVKRRVNDERVESDSPTTSEVPLASEQVDQTVVPHFFFFPPPDERPETGQSDLNSHPLLSAEGMTSPMLVEQTPTDILTASSSGTLFTTHSLLPKTAGQDVLTLPLTLSRDQTGYAQPLVTALSDHITWQISQHQQSVELQLHPAELGAMTITLHMNAGGLQLHIHAELPEIQQLVQQTANELKENLTLNQGGQVEVDVSSQGHQQRRQAPQPQSSKVITANNPSVTDTQTSATDHSILITL
- a CDS encoding flagellar basal body-associated FliL family protein, giving the protein MKKSLLLVLIVILLAIIGVGGWWLMADHKTENNETQGMGSWFKSKPPQASFIEIKDLVITLQAEENRPRYVLLDIVLVVRGEEQSTQAQAFEPAIRSATVALLNNQPFDQVRSRTLPELHDQLLKRYQDEAKHLGFQVLPFDDIMISKMVFQ
- a CDS encoding FliA/WhiG family RNA polymerase sigma factor, translated to MPVNDYAQTDALTAEQEAGYIQQYLPLVNKILRQLSYHANAVIDSNDLQQIALVGLLTALRRYGIPDAEFPGYAKYRIRGAILDELRQADWRPRTVRQKTHQLSHQIQQIGQKLGREPDFSDLQQALAIDAQTYHDYLQSEYLASVESLDAVMDEEGDGQFGTHRDNPERFYTRQQQLSQAIAILDPREQLILTLYYHHEMNLKEIALVLEVSEARVCQLNKRLNDKLVAHIKQSESVC
- the motA gene encoding flagellar motor stator protein MotA — its product is MLKIGGILIVFICLIWGYLHSGGRLVAFWQPGEIVIIMGCGIGTLVLANSGSVLKQILAQLKEVMRKSRYNEVYSQQLLMLMYELLDSVQNGGLRSLDNHIENPSDSELFQRYPLIASDPELCTFIADNFRMMAMGKINEHELEGLLEQELNSVEENLLQASRSLQRMGEAMPGFGICAAVLGIVITMQSIDGTIAVIGVKVAAALIGTFLGVFICYCLIDPLANAMEQLVKKKMTSFECLRTIMVNQVAGKPPLLAVDAGRKMLPVESKPSFTQLETWVDTRQDAQAA